The Paramagnetospirillum magnetotacticum MS-1 genome includes a window with the following:
- the aroB gene encoding 3-dehydroquinate synthase: MSAAAEQVLVELGERSYPIHIGPGLLDRAGELVKPKMKGGRALVVTDANVAPHYLERVQRSLAEAGVTTMHTVMPAGEQTKDFKHLEALLDAMLEARSERGIMVVALGGGVVGDLTGFAAAILLRGVDFVQIPTTLLSQVDSSVGGKTGINTRQGKNLIGAFHQPRLVLADTQVLDTLPRRQVLAGYAEVVKYGVIDDEPFFAWLEANGAKVIDGDLEARGYAVAASCRAKARIVGADEREGGVRALLNLGHTFGHALEAETGFSDEMLHGEAVAIGMVMALRLSVRLGLAPAADAERLERHLTAVGLPTTLPKPRLWAVDRLIHHMSGDKKVKDGKVTFVMARGIGKSFLTRDVPETDLASMLAEMAAGR; the protein is encoded by the coding sequence ATGAGTGCCGCCGCTGAACAGGTCCTGGTTGAACTGGGCGAGCGCTCGTATCCCATCCATATCGGCCCTGGCCTGCTGGACCGGGCGGGCGAACTGGTCAAGCCGAAGATGAAGGGCGGCCGTGCCCTGGTGGTGACCGACGCCAATGTGGCGCCCCACTATCTTGAACGGGTGCAAAGAAGCCTGGCCGAGGCCGGGGTGACCACCATGCACACCGTCATGCCCGCTGGCGAGCAGACCAAGGACTTCAAGCATCTGGAAGCCTTGCTGGACGCCATGCTGGAAGCGCGCTCCGAGCGCGGCATCATGGTGGTGGCCTTAGGGGGAGGCGTGGTCGGCGACCTGACCGGATTCGCTGCCGCCATCTTGCTGCGCGGCGTGGATTTCGTGCAGATCCCCACCACCTTGCTGTCCCAGGTGGACAGTTCTGTGGGCGGCAAGACCGGCATCAATACCCGCCAGGGCAAGAATCTGATCGGCGCCTTCCACCAGCCCCGGCTGGTCCTGGCCGATACCCAGGTGCTCGACACCCTGCCGCGCCGTCAGGTGCTGGCCGGTTATGCCGAGGTGGTCAAATACGGGGTGATCGACGACGAGCCGTTCTTTGCCTGGCTGGAAGCCAACGGCGCCAAGGTGATCGATGGCGATCTGGAGGCGCGGGGCTATGCCGTCGCCGCCTCGTGCCGCGCCAAGGCCCGCATCGTCGGCGCCGATGAGCGGGAAGGCGGCGTGCGGGCGCTGCTCAATCTCGGCCACACATTCGGCCATGCCCTGGAGGCCGAGACCGGCTTTTCCGACGAGATGCTGCACGGCGAGGCGGTGGCCATCGGCATGGTGATGGCGCTGCGCCTCTCGGTTCGCTTGGGTCTGGCGCCCGCCGCCGATGCCGAACGGCTGGAGCGGCACTTGACGGCTGTTGGCCTGCCCACGACCCTGCCCAAGCCCCGGCTATGGGCGGTGGACCGGCTGATCCATCACATGTCGGGCGACAAGAAGGTCAAGGACGGCAAGGTCACCTTCGTCATGGCCAGGGGTATCGGCAAAAGCTTCCTTACCCGCGACGTTCCGGAGACCGATCTGGCCTCCATGTTGGCGGAGATGGCGGCGGGGAGGTAG
- the cobT gene encoding cobaltochelatase subunit CobT, translated as MSQNAKALDGGRGESIGDTIRRTTAATLKAMSGHNDLDVGFAAGNGSVRGTEIRLPAPPRTILPADLARLRGTADAIALRLRYHDDTVHVRRMPQLPDARKIYDMVEQARVEALGARLMPGAALNIAEVLEVKARAEGLDRAVRREQVPLADAMRLIAREIFAGLEPPPSARTAVDLWRDEVKAKAGPTLDSLKDLLRDQEAFAKGLHKLLSDLDFGTDQASEAEDSENSEQSSQEQDAQGAGQEKEGEQEGQGPQQEGDTQAPGSSEGSGEDEGSDSGEEMMLTGSGTEEPGGPSKQAQEQLSNSRAFQDQPYKPYTTQYDQIVTAEDLCEPEELNRLRRQLDQQLSHLQGVVAKLANRLQRKLMAQQTRNWDFDLEEGMLDTGRLARIVANPMHSLSFKIEKETNFRDTVVSLLIDNSGSMRGRPITVAAMSADILARTLERCGVKVEVLGFTTRAWKGGSAREKWQAEGKPTNPGRLNDLRHIVYKAADAPWRRVRRNLGLMLREGILKENIDGEALLWAHDRLISRSEQRRILMVISDGAPVDDSTLSANPGNTLEKHLRDVIAFIENRSPVELVAIGIGHDVTRYYRRAVTIMDAEELGGTMMRQLTSLFDDEAEPAGGRRRMR; from the coding sequence GTGTCACAGAACGCGAAGGCCTTGGACGGCGGCAGGGGCGAAAGCATCGGCGACACCATCCGCCGCACCACCGCCGCCACGCTGAAGGCCATGTCGGGCCATAATGATCTGGATGTGGGCTTTGCCGCCGGAAACGGCAGCGTGCGCGGCACCGAGATCCGGCTGCCCGCGCCGCCGCGGACCATCCTGCCCGCCGATCTGGCCCGGTTGCGCGGCACCGCCGACGCCATCGCGCTGAGATTGCGTTATCACGACGACACGGTGCATGTGCGGCGCATGCCGCAGCTGCCCGACGCCCGCAAGATCTACGACATGGTCGAGCAGGCCCGCGTCGAGGCCCTGGGGGCGCGGCTGATGCCCGGCGCCGCCCTCAATATCGCCGAAGTGCTGGAGGTCAAGGCCCGCGCCGAAGGCCTGGACCGTGCCGTCAGGCGCGAACAGGTGCCCCTGGCCGACGCCATGCGCCTGATCGCCCGCGAGATCTTCGCCGGGCTGGAGCCGCCGCCATCGGCCAGGACGGCCGTGGATCTGTGGCGCGACGAGGTCAAGGCCAAGGCCGGTCCCACGCTGGACAGCCTCAAGGACCTGCTGCGCGATCAGGAGGCCTTCGCCAAGGGGCTGCACAAACTTCTGAGCGACCTGGATTTCGGAACCGATCAGGCCTCCGAAGCCGAGGATTCCGAAAATTCCGAGCAAAGCAGCCAGGAACAGGACGCCCAGGGCGCTGGCCAGGAAAAGGAAGGCGAGCAGGAGGGCCAGGGCCCGCAGCAGGAGGGCGACACCCAGGCTCCGGGCTCTTCCGAGGGCAGCGGCGAGGACGAAGGCAGCGATTCCGGTGAGGAAATGATGCTGACCGGCTCGGGCACCGAGGAACCGGGCGGCCCGTCCAAGCAAGCCCAAGAGCAGCTGTCCAATTCGCGCGCCTTTCAGGACCAGCCCTATAAGCCCTACACCACCCAGTACGACCAGATCGTCACCGCCGAGGATCTGTGCGAACCCGAAGAGCTGAACCGCCTGCGCCGACAGTTGGACCAGCAGCTTTCCCATCTGCAAGGCGTGGTGGCCAAACTGGCCAACCGCCTGCAGCGCAAGCTGATGGCCCAGCAGACCCGCAATTGGGATTTCGACCTGGAGGAGGGTATGCTCGACACCGGGCGTCTGGCCCGCATCGTCGCCAATCCCATGCACTCGCTGTCCTTCAAGATCGAGAAGGAAACCAATTTCCGCGATACGGTGGTCAGCCTGCTCATTGACAATTCCGGTTCCATGCGCGGCCGGCCCATCACCGTGGCCGCCATGAGCGCCGATATCTTAGCCCGCACCCTGGAACGCTGCGGCGTCAAGGTTGAGGTGCTGGGCTTCACCACACGGGCCTGGAAGGGCGGAAGTGCGCGCGAGAAGTGGCAGGCCGAGGGCAAGCCCACCAATCCCGGCCGCCTCAACGATCTGCGCCACATCGTCTACAAGGCCGCCGACGCGCCGTGGCGCCGCGTGCGCCGCAATCTGGGCCTGATGCTCAGAGAAGGCATCTTGAAGGAGAATATCGACGGCGAGGCCTTGTTATGGGCCCATGACCGCCTGATCTCGCGCTCGGAACAGCGCCGCATCCTGATGGTCATTTCGGACGGCGCGCCGGTGGACGATTCCACTTTGTCGGCCAATCCCGGCAATACTTTGGAAAAGCATCTGCGCGACGTCATCGCCTTCATCGAGAACCGCTCGCCGGTGGAACTGGTGGCCATCGGCATCGGCCACGACGTCACCCGCTATTACCGCCGCGCCGTCACCATCATGGATGCCGAGGAACTGGGCGGCACCATGATGCGCCAGCTGACCTCCCTGTTCGATGACGAGGCCGAGCCTGCGGGCGGCCGCCGCCGGATGAGGTGA
- a CDS encoding HlyC/CorC family transporter has translation MDENTLSLIAIILLQAMSAFFAGSETALTAVSKPVMHQLEMDGSRRALLVNRLTDKRDRLIGSLLLGNNMVNILASSLATGALVSMFGDAGIAYATAGMTVIVVIFGEVLPKTYAIYHANRTALLVAAPVTGVVWALTPFVRAIEAVVRGVFRLFGASYAASVTLESSMMELKGAIEVHAGEDEVREERRMLRSILELGDVEVGQVMTHRRGVVTVDAGLPAPEILELVVNSPFSRVPLWKDDPDNIVGVVHAKDLLRALRALEGEADNLDVVELASTPWFIPDSTTLLEQLQAFRSRREHFALVVDEYGTLMGVVTLEDILEEIVGDIVDEHDVAVAGVRPQSDGSYIVDGSVTIRDLNRQFEWRLPDEEAATIAGLILHEARQIPDVGQVFRFYGFRFEIARRQRNQITSIRVMPPAPAVQD, from the coding sequence ATGGATGAGAATACGCTTTCGCTGATCGCTATCATTCTCCTCCAGGCGATGTCGGCCTTCTTCGCCGGGTCGGAAACAGCCTTGACCGCCGTGTCCAAGCCGGTGATGCATCAGTTGGAGATGGACGGCTCGCGCCGGGCTCTGCTGGTCAACCGCTTGACCGATAAGCGGGACCGCCTGATCGGTTCGCTCCTGCTCGGCAATAATATGGTCAATATCTTGGCCTCTTCCCTGGCCACTGGGGCGTTGGTCAGCATGTTCGGCGACGCTGGTATCGCCTATGCGACGGCTGGCATGACGGTCATCGTGGTGATCTTCGGTGAGGTGCTGCCCAAGACCTACGCCATCTACCACGCCAATCGCACAGCTCTGCTGGTTGCCGCTCCGGTTACCGGCGTGGTCTGGGCGCTGACGCCTTTCGTGCGGGCCATCGAAGCTGTGGTGCGTGGCGTGTTCCGCCTGTTTGGCGCCAGCTATGCCGCTTCGGTCACCTTGGAATCCTCCATGATGGAGCTGAAAGGCGCCATCGAGGTTCATGCTGGCGAGGACGAGGTGCGCGAGGAGCGGCGCATGCTGCGCTCGATCCTGGAACTGGGTGATGTGGAAGTCGGTCAGGTGATGACCCACCGGCGCGGCGTGGTCACCGTGGATGCCGGGCTGCCTGCCCCGGAAATCCTGGAACTGGTGGTCAACTCGCCCTTTTCCCGCGTGCCCCTGTGGAAAGACGATCCTGACAATATCGTCGGCGTGGTCCATGCCAAGGATCTATTGCGCGCCCTTCGCGCCCTGGAGGGGGAGGCGGACAATCTGGACGTGGTCGAACTGGCCTCGACTCCCTGGTTCATCCCCGATTCCACCACGCTGCTCGAACAGTTGCAGGCCTTCCGGTCGCGGCGCGAGCATTTCGCCCTGGTGGTGGATGAATACGGCACCCTGATGGGCGTGGTGACCCTGGAAGACATTCTGGAAGAGATCGTCGGCGACATCGTCGACGAACACGACGTGGCCGTGGCCGGGGTGCGGCCCCAGTCGGACGGGTCCTATATCGTCGATGGTTCGGTCACCATCCGCGATCTCAATCGTCAGTTCGAGTGGCGCCTGCCCGACGAAGAGGCCGCCACCATCGCCGGTCTGATCCTGCACGAAGCCCGGCAGATTCCCGATGTGGGCCAGGTGTTCCGCTTTTACGGCTTCCGCTTCGAGATCGCCCGGCGGCAACGCAACCAGATCACCTCCATCCGCGTGATGCCCCCGGCCCCGGCTGTTCAGGACTGA
- a CDS encoding sensor histidine kinase: MAGGYGEKEPDAARPSRLPRPRLLLALIIAIAVLGGIAGLATLTWFDYQATLADWSTNLRLSARLVESHTRAAHGASHAHLGTVIAHLGDRPLADLRASGKDREWLDNLLTSLPHGVGAAIHDERGDPVLAIDRLGLFAANAIQRDYFTRAMKRPDHTVMSAVVPGRGDQGRVIIFSRAIPGGGGRPRGVAEIAINTDYFIGFYRDMQPEPRSIFLVSHTDGGLVARYPLPEATFTRFDTTKAPFTDFAREQAGVFRSTSVVDGIERLVAFRNLTDMEMVVASGTPIEAVFREWEIRSRRNALLFVTAMALMLILAAITSESLRHEARLLTTGERRTRELTNALTEKDVLFQEVHHRVKNNLQVISSLLTMQSLHVTDEKVKATLKDALDRIHSMGLVHQTLYERNLASNVDLGTYFGKLAEALAGSYSSSPGGVTVEVEVEGILDLERAVPLGMLANEVLSNAMKHAFSDGRRGTIWITLMREAGEWHFTVRDNGVGMPDKPGRGIGIGLIRALSRQLGGRSHIFVDEGTVVSVTFPA; encoded by the coding sequence ATGGCTGGCGGCTACGGGGAAAAGGAGCCTGATGCCGCCCGGCCGTCGCGATTGCCGCGTCCCCGGCTGCTGCTGGCCCTGATCATCGCCATCGCGGTACTGGGCGGCATAGCCGGACTGGCGACCCTGACCTGGTTCGATTATCAGGCGACCCTGGCCGATTGGAGCACCAATCTCCGCCTGTCGGCCCGTCTGGTGGAATCCCATACGCGCGCGGCCCATGGCGCCAGCCACGCCCATCTGGGCACCGTCATCGCCCATCTGGGCGATCGGCCGCTGGCGGATCTCAGAGCCTCGGGCAAGGATCGGGAGTGGCTGGATAATCTCCTGACCAGCCTGCCCCACGGCGTCGGCGCCGCCATTCACGACGAACGCGGAGACCCTGTTCTGGCCATCGACCGCCTGGGCCTGTTTGCCGCCAATGCGATTCAGCGCGACTATTTCACCCGCGCCATGAAGCGCCCGGACCACACGGTGATGAGTGCCGTGGTGCCCGGACGCGGAGACCAGGGACGGGTCATCATCTTCAGCCGGGCCATTCCCGGCGGCGGGGGGCGGCCCCGGGGCGTGGCGGAGATCGCCATCAACACCGACTACTTCATCGGCTTTTATCGCGACATGCAGCCCGAGCCGCGATCCATCTTCCTGGTCTCGCACACGGATGGCGGCCTGGTGGCCCGCTATCCCCTGCCCGAGGCCACCTTTACCCGCTTCGACACCACCAAGGCGCCATTCACCGATTTCGCCCGGGAACAGGCTGGCGTATTCCGGTCCACCTCGGTCGTGGACGGTATCGAGCGGCTGGTGGCGTTCCGCAATCTCACGGATATGGAGATGGTTGTCGCCTCGGGCACGCCCATCGAGGCGGTTTTCCGCGAATGGGAAATCCGCAGCCGGCGCAATGCCCTGTTGTTCGTCACGGCCATGGCGCTGATGCTGATCCTGGCGGCCATCACCAGCGAAAGCCTGCGGCACGAGGCGCGGCTGCTGACCACAGGCGAACGCCGCACCCGTGAGCTGACCAATGCCCTGACGGAAAAGGACGTTCTCTTCCAGGAAGTCCACCACCGGGTGAAGAACAATCTTCAGGTCATTTCCAGCCTGCTGACCATGCAGTCATTGCACGTCACCGACGAGAAGGTGAAGGCGACGCTGAAGGACGCGCTGGACCGCATCCATTCCATGGGTCTGGTGCACCAGACCCTTTACGAACGCAATCTAGCCTCCAATGTGGATTTGGGCACCTATTTCGGCAAGCTGGCCGAGGCTCTGGCCGGGTCTTATTCCTCGTCGCCGGGCGGCGTCACCGTCGAGGTCGAGGTGGAAGGAATCCTTGATCTGGAGCGCGCCGTGCCGCTCGGCATGCTGGCCAACGAGGTTTTGTCCAACGCCATGAAGCACGCCTTTTCCGACGGGCGGCGCGGCACCATCTGGATCACCCTGATGCGCGAAGCGGGCGAATGGCACTTCACGGTCCGCGACAACGGGGTCGGCATGCCCGACAAGCCGGGCCGTGGCATCGGCATCGGCCTGATCCGCGCCCTGTCGCGCCAGTTGGGCGGGCGCTCCCACATCTTCGTGGACGAGGGAACGGTGGTGTCGGTCACCTTCCCGGCTTAG
- a CDS encoding YbjQ family protein produces the protein MMIITTTDSVEDKRITAYLGIVCGNAVMGTNIFRDMLASVRDIVGGRSGSYENILREAKEAALGDLTAQAAQLGADAVVAVDLDYETIGGDGKTMLIVSANGTAVKLG, from the coding sequence ATGATGATCATCACCACCACCGATTCCGTCGAGGACAAGCGCATCACCGCCTATCTGGGCATCGTCTGCGGCAACGCCGTCATGGGCACCAATATCTTCCGCGACATGCTGGCCAGCGTGCGCGACATCGTCGGCGGCCGATCGGGCTCTTACGAAAACATCCTGCGCGAGGCCAAGGAGGCCGCCCTGGGCGATCTTACGGCCCAGGCCGCCCAACTGGGCGCCGACGCGGTGGTTGCGGTTGACCTGGATTACGAGACCATCGGCGGCGACGGCAAGACCATGCTGATCGTCTCGGCCAACGGCACGGCGGTCAAGCTGGGCTGA
- a CDS encoding extensin family protein — translation MPHRLTVSILALLLVGACSSPPPRPAPPPILDPDSACLKDLRDHRVAFETQAPFGTPGSCSVANPVKVTADSQASWNRPGVMSCSMARTVDRFETQVVQAAAQRILGQRVAKLHHMGTYNCRTRRTETNVATADSGSRGGRLSEHGKGQAIDVGGFELADGTMISVKKDWRGAGKKSEFLQAVARASCEHFNVVLTPNHNALHADHLHLDIGPHKLCGI, via the coding sequence TTGCCCCATCGTCTTACTGTTTCAATCCTTGCCCTGCTCTTGGTCGGCGCCTGCTCATCGCCGCCACCGCGGCCCGCGCCGCCTCCCATTCTCGATCCCGATTCCGCCTGTCTGAAGGATCTGCGCGATCACCGCGTCGCCTTTGAGACCCAGGCGCCGTTCGGCACGCCGGGATCGTGTTCCGTCGCCAATCCGGTCAAGGTGACCGCCGATTCTCAAGCCTCCTGGAACCGGCCCGGCGTGATGTCGTGTTCCATGGCGCGCACCGTCGACCGCTTCGAGACCCAGGTGGTTCAGGCCGCCGCCCAGCGCATCCTGGGGCAACGCGTCGCCAAGCTTCACCACATGGGCACCTATAACTGCCGCACGCGCCGCACAGAAACCAATGTGGCCACCGCCGATTCAGGCAGCCGCGGCGGCCGTCTGTCGGAACACGGCAAGGGCCAGGCCATCGACGTGGGCGGCTTCGAACTGGCCGACGGCACCATGATCTCGGTGAAGAAGGATTGGCGCGGCGCTGGCAAGAAAAGCGAATTCCTGCAAGCGGTGGCGCGCGCCTCGTGCGAGCACTTCAACGTGGTGCTCACACCCAACCACAACGCCCTGCACGCCGACCATCTGCACCTGGATATCGGCCCGCACAAGCTTTGCGGCATCTGA
- a CDS encoding shikimate kinase, with amino-acid sequence MADELARLAPLLSGRIGRTVVLVGLMGAGKSCVGRRLAARLGLDFQDSDAEFEAASGSTISDYFARFGEAAFRVGERKVIARLLDGPPVILATGGGAFVDPATRQRIKDTGTSVWIRADLELLLKRTVGRDHRPLLKQGDPREILGRLMGARYPIYAEADIIVDSTDEVPEATVIRVMEGLITYLDPEKNS; translated from the coding sequence ATGGCCGACGAACTGGCGAGACTGGCGCCGCTGCTTTCGGGGCGGATCGGGCGCACCGTTGTGCTGGTCGGCCTGATGGGCGCGGGCAAATCCTGCGTCGGCCGTCGCCTCGCCGCCCGCCTGGGGCTGGACTTCCAAGATTCCGACGCCGAGTTCGAAGCCGCCTCGGGCAGCACCATCAGCGATTATTTCGCCCGCTTCGGCGAGGCGGCTTTCAGAGTGGGCGAGCGCAAGGTGATCGCGCGGCTGCTGGACGGTCCGCCGGTGATTCTGGCCACGGGCGGCGGCGCCTTCGTCGATCCCGCCACCCGCCAGCGCATCAAGGACACCGGCACCTCGGTCTGGATCCGCGCCGATCTCGAGCTTTTGCTCAAGCGCACCGTGGGCCGCGACCATCGCCCGCTGCTCAAGCAGGGCGACCCCAGGGAAATTCTCGGCCGTCTGATGGGTGCGCGCTATCCCATCTACGCCGAAGCGGACATTATCGTGGACTCCACCGATGAAGTCCCCGAGGCCACTGTGATCCGTGTCATGGAGGGCCTGATCACCTATCTCGATCCGGAGAAGAATTCATGA
- the mog gene encoding molybdopterin adenylyltransferase, which yields MTDQPVAIGVVTISDRASRGVYEDKGGPAIIAEMNRFLSTPWRPVARVVEDEQALIEATLKELADVEGCSLIVTTGGTGPAPRDVTPEATEAVCDKMMPGFGELMRAESLKVVPTAILSRQTAGIRGRSLIINLPGKPSAIADCLNAVMAAVPYCIDLIGGAFIDTNPAVCKAFRPKK from the coding sequence ATGACCGATCAGCCCGTCGCCATCGGGGTCGTCACCATCTCTGACCGCGCCAGCCGGGGGGTCTATGAGGACAAGGGCGGCCCGGCCATCATTGCCGAGATGAACCGCTTTCTGTCCACGCCCTGGCGGCCGGTGGCGCGCGTCGTCGAGGACGAGCAGGCGTTGATCGAGGCGACCTTGAAGGAACTGGCCGATGTGGAGGGCTGCTCCCTGATCGTCACCACGGGGGGCACCGGCCCGGCGCCCCGCGATGTGACGCCCGAGGCTACCGAAGCGGTCTGCGACAAGATGATGCCGGGTTTTGGCGAACTGATGCGCGCCGAGAGCCTGAAGGTGGTCCCCACCGCCATCCTGTCGCGCCAGACGGCGGGAATCCGTGGGAGGAGCCTGATCATCAACCTTCCGGGCAAGCCCTCGGCCATCGCCGATTGCCTGAATGCGGTGATGGCCGCGGTGCCCTATTGCATCGATCTGATCGGCGGCGCCTTCATCGACACCAATCCGGCGGTTTGCAAGGCCTTCCGGCCCAAGAAATAG
- a CDS encoding c-type cytochrome domain-containing protein has translation MTLRIASIMAGALALLAAGGASAKEPPVSFAEDILPILQVRCSVCHQKGAEGFEKSGFDLTSYEGLMKGTKFGPMVVAGDPTTSNLMVLIDGRADKSIQMPHGKKKLTSCDRDLIRRWIKQGAQNN, from the coding sequence ATGACCTTGCGAATCGCGTCAATTATGGCTGGGGCGTTGGCTCTGCTTGCCGCCGGGGGCGCCTCGGCCAAGGAACCGCCGGTCAGCTTTGCCGAGGATATTCTGCCCATTCTTCAGGTTCGTTGTTCCGTTTGCCATCAGAAGGGCGCCGAGGGCTTTGAGAAGAGCGGGTTCGACCTGACCAGTTATGAGGGCCTGATGAAGGGCACCAAGTTCGGGCCCATGGTGGTTGCTGGCGATCCGACGACCAGCAATCTGATGGTTCTGATCGACGGCCGCGCCGACAAGTCCATCCAGATGCCCCACGGCAAGAAGAAGCTGACCTCTTGCGACCGCGACCTTATCCGGCGCTGGATCAAGCAGGGCGCCCAGAACAACTGA
- a CDS encoding PhoH family protein: MAKRATRIAASKNEPVVTLYPDQGGWSPLGEDDQHREQSYVRKVRPQGDNQRRLLKAIGDGNLTVALGPAGTGKTYLAISAAVEAFEEGRVARIMLSRPAVEAGESLGFLPGDLQEKLAPYLRPLYDALSDRLGGKRLRALLADGSIEIAPIAYMRGRTLNNAFIVIDEAQNCTYGQIKMLLTRLGWHSTMVLTGDPDQSDLLPGMSGLADIAARLSELPDVAVITLDEKDIVRHPLVASMLTVL, translated from the coding sequence ATGGCCAAGCGCGCCACGCGGATTGCCGCGTCCAAGAATGAGCCGGTGGTAACCCTGTATCCCGACCAGGGTGGGTGGAGCCCGCTGGGCGAAGACGACCAGCATCGCGAGCAAAGCTATGTGCGCAAGGTCCGCCCCCAGGGCGACAATCAGCGCCGTCTGCTCAAGGCCATCGGCGACGGCAACCTGACCGTGGCCCTGGGACCGGCCGGAACGGGCAAGACCTATCTGGCCATCTCGGCGGCGGTGGAGGCCTTCGAGGAAGGCCGGGTGGCGCGCATCATGCTGTCGCGCCCGGCGGTGGAAGCCGGGGAATCCCTGGGCTTCCTTCCCGGTGACTTGCAAGAGAAGCTGGCGCCCTATCTGCGCCCCCTCTACGACGCTCTTTCGGACCGCCTGGGGGGCAAGCGGCTGCGCGCCCTGCTGGCCGACGGCTCCATCGAGATCGCGCCCATCGCCTATATGCGGGGACGCACGCTCAACAACGCCTTCATCGTCATCGACGAGGCGCAGAACTGCACCTATGGCCAGATCAAGATGTTGCTGACCCGGCTGGGATGGCATTCCACCATGGTCCTGACCGGCGACCCGGATCAAAGCGATTTGCTGCCCGGCATGTCGGGACTGGCCGATATCGCCGCCCGGCTTTCCGAACTGCCCGATGTGGCGGTGATCACGCTGGATGAAAAAGACATCGTCCGCCACCCGCTGGTGGCCAGCATGCTGACGGTGCTGTAG